The proteins below are encoded in one region of Puntigrus tetrazona isolate hp1 chromosome 5, ASM1883169v1, whole genome shotgun sequence:
- the bco2a gene encoding beta,beta-carotene 9',10'-oxygenase, whose translation MSASALKYAFRTSKGCSLTSLYRMSCSKHQTTAAAQKSCFKQVHGLPNIAPLVSSVEELPETIPTTVKGTIPTWIHGSLLRNGPGKFEFGNQQYNHWFDGMALMHRFQIEDGQVTYRNRFLRSDSYKQNRERNRIMVSEFGTLALPDPCKNFFQRFLSRFEMIKPTDNASVNFVKYKGDYYVSTETNYMHRVDPDTLESKEKVDWSKFIAVNGATAHPHFDPDGTAYNMGNSYRNKGAFYNIIRVPPERDCPEDTLEGAKILCSIAPRDKSKPSYYHSFGMSENYVVFIEQPIKMDLFKIVTGRLRGKSLNEGVYWDPNQETIFHLIDKQTGKEMPVKYHAKALSTFHQINAFEQDGFLMLDICCSDDGQAINNFLIQNLRQSGEALDEMYNTMSRPLPRRFVLPLNITSETPLEQNLNTRPDSTATAVCRSKNQVFCTFEDLHGEDLKDYGGLEFPHINYAKYNTKPYRFYYGCGFRHLVGDSLIKMDLESKKLKVWRQPDLYPSEPVFVPSPNAEEEDDGVILSVIITPAKDKSTFLLVLDAKTFEELGRAEVPVNIPYGFHGVFNSSA comes from the exons CGGCCGCTCAGAAATCATGCTTCAAACAAGTACATGGGCTGCCAAACATCGCACCCTTGGTAAGTTCGGTAGAGGAGCTGCCTGAAACCATCCCCACCACAGTCAAAGGCACCATCCCAACCTGGATCCATGGGAGTCTGCTGAGAAATGGCCCAGGAAAGTTTGAGTTTGGGAATCAGCA GTATAACCACTGGTTTGACGGCATGGCCTTGATGCATCGCTTTCAGATTGAGGACGGTCAGGTGACGTACAGAAACCGCTTTTTGCGCAGCGACTCGTATAAGCAGAACAGAGAGAGGAACCGTATCATGGTGTCAGAGTTCGGCACTTTGGCTCTACCTGATCCCTGCAAGAACTTCTTTCAGCGCTTCCTGTCCAGATTTGAGATGATAA AGCCAACAGATAATGCCAGCGTCAACTTTGTTAAATACAAGGGTGATTATTATGTCAGCACAGAGACAAACTACATGCACAGAGTGGATCCAGATACTTTGGAGTCTAAAGAGAAG GTGGACTGGAGCAAGTTTATCGCCGTGAACGGTGCTACTGCTCATCCACACTTTGATCCAGACGGCACAGCTTACAACATGGGCAACTCGTACAGAAACAAAG GGGCTTTCTATAACATCATCAGGGTGCCACCAGAAAGAGACTGCCCAGAAGATACTCTAGAGGGAGCCAAGATATTGTGCTCTATTGCCCCTCGTGACAAATCCAAACCCTCCTATTACCACAGCTTTG GCATGTCAGAGAACTATGTAGTGTTCATCGAGCAGCCCATTAAGATGGATCTGTTTAAGATAGTGACTGGTAGACTAAGGGGGAAATCGCTAAATGAGGGAGTTTACTGGGACCCCAACCAGGAAACCATATTCCACCTTATTGACAAACAGACTGGAAAG GAGATGCCGGTGAAGTACCATGCCAAGGCCTTGTCCACCTTCCATCAGATCAATGCTTTTGAGCAGGATGGATTCCTCATGCTAGACATATGCTGCTCTGATGACGGTCAGGCCATAAACAACTTCCTCATCCAGAACCTGCGTCAATCAGGAGAGGCTTTAGATGag ATGTATAACACCATGAGCAGGCCATTGCCCCGTCGTTTTGTGCTGCCTCTCAACATCACCAGTGAAACCCCACTGGAACAGAACCTCAACACACGGCCTGACAGCACCGCCACCGCCGTCTGCCGCAGTAAAAATCAG gtATTTTGCACATTTGAGGATCTCCACGGTGAAGACCTGAAAGACTACGGTGGCTTGGAGTTTCCACATATTAACTATGCCAAATATAACACCAAACCTTATAGATTCTACTACGGTTGTGGCTTCAGACACCTAGTAGGTGACTCCCTGATTAAGATGGATCTGGAAAGCAAAAAGTTAAAG GTTTGGCGCCAGCCTGATCTCTATCCGTCAGAGCCTGTCTTCGTTCCTTCACCCAATGCTGAGGAAGAGGACGATGGAGTGATCCTGTCTGTGATTATCACACCAGCTAAG GATAAGAGTACGTTTCTTTTAGTCTTAGATGCCAAAACATTTGAAGAGCTGGGAAGAGCCGAAGTGCCTGTCAACATTCCTTATGGATTCCACGGAGTCTTCAACTCTAGTGCATGA